TGCGTGCCGCCATCGGTGCGGTGGAACGTGGGCAGTGGGAGGCCGCCGCCAGTATCGGCATGACCCGCTGGCAGACCCTGCGCCGCGCCATCCTGCCACAGGCCGCGCGCACCGCCCTGCCGCCGCTGGGCAACAGTTTCATCTCGCTGGTCAAGGACACCGCACTGGCCGCCACCATCCAGGTGCCGGAGCTGTTCCGCCAGGCGCAGCTGATCACCGCGCGGACCTTCGAGATCTTCACCATGTACCTGGCTGCGGCGCTGATCTATTGGGTGCTGGCGACCCTGCTGTCGCACCTGCAGAACCGCCTGGAAGCCCGGGTCAACCGCCATGACCTGGAGTCCTGACGCATGATCGAAATCAAGGGCCTGACCAAGGCCTTCAAGGGCCATACGGTGCTCAAGGGCATCGACCTGCGCATCGAAACCGGCGAAGTGGTGGCGATCATCGGCCCCAGCGGCTCGGGCAAGACCACCCTGCTGCGCTGCCTGAACCTGCTCGAAGAGCCTTCCGGCGGCAGCCTGCAGGTCGGCGATATCCACATCGACGCCAACCGGCCGATGAGCCAGCAGCAGGGCTTGATCCGCCAGTTGCGCCAGCAGGTCGGCTTCGTGTTCCAGAACTTCAACCTGTTCCCGCACCGCACCGCGCTGGAGAACGTCATCGAAGGCCCGGTGGTGGTCAAGAAGGTCGCCCGCGAGAAAGCCATCGCCCTGGCCCGCCAGCTGCTGGCCAAGGTCGGCCTGGCGGGCAAGGAAGATGCCTACCCGCGCCGCCTGTCCGGCGGCCAGCAACAACGGGTGGCGATCGCCCGGGCGCTGGCCATGGAACCACAGGTGATCCTCTTCGACGAACCGACCTCGGCGCTGGACCCGGAGCTGGTCGGCGAAGTGCTCAACACCATCCGGGCGCTGGCCGAAGAACAGCGCACCATGGTCATCGTCACCCATGAAATGAGCTTCGCCCGCGACGTCGCCAACCGGGTGATCTTCATCGACAAGGGCGTGATCGTCGAACAGGGCGAGGCCAAAGCGGTGTTCGCCAACCCGCAGCAGGAACGCACCCGGCAGTTCCTGGAACGCAGCCGCTTCTGATCTTCGGCGGCGCCAACCGGCGCCGCGCTTCTCGCGGTTACCGGCCAGGGTCAGCCAGTCGAGACCGTGCCAGCCATAAGCCCTACCGCGCCTTTGTAGGACGTTTCTGATTTTCCAGAAACGCCGCCAACCCGCCTTCCGCCGTGTTGACACCCCTCGGCAAAGCTCATTATCTCGACCGCAACACGACGTTCGGCATGCTCTCACCTCTCGTATAACGGGCCTGTGCCGGGGTGCCCGGCCGGCCGCCAGCGAGGGCCAGAGCACGACCCGTGCGCCGTATTCCATGGCCCGGTCGCCTGACTTGAACCTGCGAGTACCTGTATATGAGCCACCCCAGCTGCATCTACGGTCAGCCGAAGCTGGCCGCTCCCGACATTCCCCAGACCTGCCGGCATGGCATCGGCATTCGCCTGGCCCCACGCCTGCTGGTACAGATCCCGGTGTACCCGGACATGGACGAAGGCGACCTGATCGAACTGTTCTGGAACGACTGCTACGTCGCCTCGAAGATTCTCAGTGCCAGCGACCTGCACCAGCCGGTGGCGCTGCGCGTGCCGGAAAGCTTCCTGCAGAACGGCAAGGCACGCGCCA
The Pseudomonas sp. DTU_2021_1001937_2_SI_NGA_ILE_001 DNA segment above includes these coding regions:
- the tcyL gene encoding cystine ABC transporter permease; translation: MIEESLNLAIESAPFLLKGAYYTVVLSLGGMFFGLILGFALALMRLSLIKPVSWLARVYVSFFRGTPLLVQLFMIYYGLPQLGLELDPLPAALIGFSLNMAAYACEILRAAIGAVERGQWEAAASIGMTRWQTLRRAILPQAARTALPPLGNSFISLVKDTALAATIQVPELFRQAQLITARTFEIFTMYLAAALIYWVLATLLSHLQNRLEARVNRHDLES
- the tcyN gene encoding L-cystine ABC transporter ATP-binding protein TcyN, which gives rise to MIEIKGLTKAFKGHTVLKGIDLRIETGEVVAIIGPSGSGKTTLLRCLNLLEEPSGGSLQVGDIHIDANRPMSQQQGLIRQLRQQVGFVFQNFNLFPHRTALENVIEGPVVVKKVAREKAIALARQLLAKVGLAGKEDAYPRRLSGGQQQRVAIARALAMEPQVILFDEPTSALDPELVGEVLNTIRALAEEQRTMVIVTHEMSFARDVANRVIFIDKGVIVEQGEAKAVFANPQQERTRQFLERSRF